From Struthio camelus isolate bStrCam1 chromosome 7, bStrCam1.hap1, whole genome shotgun sequence, a single genomic window includes:
- the ZNF511 gene encoding zinc finger protein 511 translates to MLLPAELRGRLGAAPPSSAARPPPPPPPPPPPAAPRAPPRPPFAFAPRRLRLRRHHPLLEDGDVHRHLYLQDVLTSVAEVAERAKVSEFCCHISGCCQVFDTLEGYEHHYNTLHRNVCSFCKRSFPSGHLLDIHILEWHDSLFQIMAEKQNMYKCLVEGCAEKFKSSKDRKDHLVTVHLYPADFRFDRPKKVKSGTKHERSPMKQDAGVPMDVSVETLEQLQADSMEIGPSENVEIPLPAPNPAPLVPEKRLYKSRIPSTICFGQGATRGFKGPKKKV, encoded by the exons ATGCTGCTGCCGGCCGAGCTGCGCGGCCGCCTGGGCGCGGCGCCGCCgtcctccgccgcccgcccgccgccgccgccgccgccgccgccgccgcccgccgcgccccgcgccccgccgcgcccgcccttCGCcttcgccccgcgccgcctccgcctgcgcCGCCACCACCCGCTGCTGGAG GATGGAGACGTTCACAGACATCTGTACCTCCAAGATGTCCTTACGAGCGTTGCAGAGGTGGCAGAAAGAGCCAA GGTGTCTGAATTCTGTTGTCACATCTCTGGGTGCTGCCAGGTCTTCGATACCTTGGAGGGCTACGAGCACCACTACAACACGCTGCACAGGAATGTCTGCTCCTTCTGTAAGCGCTCTTTTCCATCCGGGCATCTCTTGGATATTCACATCTTGGAGTGGCACGACTCGCTCTTCCAGATAatggcagagaaacagaacatG taCAAGTGCTTAGTAGAAGGCTGCGCAGAGAAGTTCAAGAGCAGCAAAGACAGAAAGGATCACTTGGTCACCGTTCACCTTTATCCTGCAGACTTTCGATTTGATAGaccaaaaaaagttaaaag TGGCACCAAGCACGAGAGATCTCCCATGAAACAGGATGCAGGGGTGCCAATGGATGTGAGTGTGGAGACTTTGGAGCAACTGCAAGCAGATTCCATGGAAATAGGCCCCAGTGAGAACGTGGAGATCCCTCTGCCCGCACCCAACCCAGCCCCCTTGGTACCAGAGAAACGACTCTATAAATCCAG
- the TUBGCP2 gene encoding gamma-tubulin complex component 2 isoform X1 gives MSEFRIHHDVNELLSLLRVHGGEGAEVYIDLLQKNRTPYVTTTVSTHSAKVKIAEFSRTPEDFLKKYDELKSKNTRHLDSLVYLLSKLTEDKETLQYLQQNAKERAELAANAAVSGSTNFSIPSSTSKISLQELEELRKQLGSVTASSSVQQPLEVTRKMLRDKQNKKNSGQPIPVFPSWVYERPALIGDFLIGTSLSTDTTVPIGTLPLASQESMIVEDLLYVLIGVDGRYITAQPLIGRQNRAFLVDPNLDLSIKELVTRILPVAASYSAVTRFVEEKSSFEYGQVNHALAAAMRTLIKEYMILITQLEHLQRQGLLSLQKLWFYIQPTMRTLEILASLATSVDKGECMGGSTLSLLHDKTFNYTGDSQAQELCLYLTKAASVPYFEILEKWIYRGIINDPYSEFMVEEHELQKEKIQEDYNDKYWDQRYTVVQQQIPSFLQKMADKILSTGKYLNVVRECGRDVTCPVAKEVIYTLKERAYVEQIEKAYNYASKVLLDFLMEEKELVAHLRSIKHYFLMDQGDFFVHFMDLTEEELKKPVDDIIPTRLEALLELALRMSTANTDPFKDDLKIDLMPHDLITQLLRVLAIETKQEKAIISADPTELTLSGLEAFSFDYIVKWPLSLIINRKALTRYQMLFRHMFYCKHVERQLCNVWISNKTAKQFSLHSAKWFAGAFTLRQRMLNFVQNIQYYMMFEVMEPTWHILEKNLKLASNIDDVLSHHTSFLDNCLKDCMLTNPELLKIFSKLMSVCVMFTNCMQRFTQSMKLDNEMDRLTLEHGTMLGPPTEEERAEETAKKKLTSKLLAEHADNLHLTSGFEATINKFDSNFSTHLLDLLDKLSVYSTNDCEHSMLNIIYRLDFNGFYTERLEHMSAERSQKAAPLLPHVVLPAQ, from the exons ATGAGCGAGTTCCGCATACACCACGATGTCAATGAGTTGTTAAGCCTGCTACGTGTTCATGGAGGCGAAGGAGCCGAAGTATACATAGATCTTCTGCAGAAGAATCGAACACCTTATGTTACCACAACTGTCTCCACACACAGTGCTAAG GTAAAAATAGCAGAATTTTCTCGAACTCCTGaagattttttaaagaagtacGATGAGCTGAAGTCTAAAAATACAAGACATCTAGATTCCTTGGTATATCTACTGTCAAAGCTCACAGAAGACAAAGAG ACACTCCAGTACTTGCAACAGAATGCTAAAGAAAGGGCAGAACTTGCAGCAAATGCAGCAGTCAGTGGTAGCACAAATTTTTCCATTCCCTCATCTACTTCCAAGATATCCCTGCAGGAGCTTGAGGAGCTACGCAAGCAGCTAGGCAGCGTCACAGCCAGCTCCAGTGTACAGCAG CCTCTTGAGGTTACACGAAAAATGCTCCGagataaacaaaacaagaagaattCTGGTCAGCCCATTCCAGTATTTCCATCGTGGGTGTATGAGAGACCTGCACTTATTGGTGATTTCCTAATTGGCACCAGTTTAAGCACTGACACAACGGTACCTATAG GTACTTTACCGTTAGCATCCCAAGAATCCATGATTGTGGAGGACTTGCTATACGTTTTGATTGGTGTGGATGGAAGATACATCACAGCACAGCCTCTCATAGGCAGGCAGAACCGAGCATTTTTAGTCGATCCGAACTTGGACTTGTCCATCAAAGAGCTGGTGACCAGGATTCTTCCTGTAGCAGCAAGTTACTCTGCTGTCACCAG gttTGTAGAGGAAAAGTCTTCCTTTGAGTATGGACAGGTAAATCACGCTTTGGCTGCGGCTATGCGGACCCTAATCAAAGAATACATGATACTTATTACCCAGCTGGAACATCTTCAGAGACAGGGTCTTCTGTCACTGCAGAAACTCTGGTTTTATATCCAACCCACAATGAGGACCCTGGAGATTCTTGCCTCACTTG ctaCTTCTGTGGATAAAGGTGAGTGTATGGGAGGATCAACTCTGAGCTTACTCCATGACAAGACTTTCAATTACACGGGAGACAGCCAGGCCCAGGAGCTGTGTCTGTACTTAACCAAGGCAGCCAGCGTGCCTTATTTTGAAATTTTGGAAAAGTGGATATATCGAGGCATCATTAATGATCCATACAG TGAGTTCATGGTGGAAGAACATGAGTTGCAGAAAGAGAAGATTCAGGAAGACTATAATGACAAGTATTGGGATCAAAGATATACTGTTGTTCAGCAACAGATTCCCTCATTCTTGCAGAAGATGGCGGACAAAATCCTAAGCACAG ggaaatatttaaatgttgTGCGAGAATGTGGACGTGATGTTACCTGCCCTGTGGCTAAAGAGGTCATCTATACTTTAAAAGAGAGAGCGTATGTGGAACAAATAGAAAAAGCATATAACTATGCTAGCAAAGTTCTTCTGGATTTCCTAATGGAGGAGAAAGAGCTGGTGGCTCACCTGAG ATCTATAAAGCACTATTTCCTGATGGATCAAGGGGACTTTTTTGTTCACTTCATGGATCTCACAGAAGAGGAACTTAAGAAGCCCGTAGACGACATTATACCTACTAGGCTAGAGGCTTTGCTTGAATTAGCCCTGCGAATGAGCACAGCCAACACAGATCCTTTCAAGGACGATTTAAAG ATTGACTTGATGCCCCATGACCTCATTACGCAGCTCTTGCGAGTTCTGGCCATTGAAACGAAACAGGAGAAGGCCATTATTAGTGCAGATCCCACAGAGCTCACTCTCAGTGGTCTGGAAGCATTTTCCTTTGACTACATTGTTAAGTGGCCTCTGTCCCTTATTATAAACAG gaaagcaCTAACAAGATACCAGATGCTTTTCAGACACATGTTCTATTGCAAACATGTGGAAAGACAGTTATGCAATGTTTGGATCAGCAATAAGACTGCCAAGCAATTCTCCCTGCATTCAGCTAAGTG GTTTGCTGGTGCTTTCACACTGCGGCAGCGGATGCTGAATTTTGTACAGAATATTCAGTATTACATGATGTTTGAAGTGATGGAGCCAACATGGCACATTCTTGAGAAGAACCTGAAATTG GCTTCTAATATTGATGATGTCTTGAGCCACCACACAAGCTTCCTGGATAACTGCCTGAAGGACTGCATGCTAACCAACCCAGAGCTGCTGAAGATCTTCTCCAAGCTGATGTCTGTCTGTGTCATGTTCACAAACTGTATGCAG AGGTTCACCCAGAGCATGAAGCTGGATAATGAAATGGACCGGCTCACCTTAGAGCATGGCACAATGCTGGGCCCACCGACAGAGGAGGAGCGTGCTGAAGAGACTGCAAAGAAGAAGCTGACTAGCAAG CTTTTAGCAGAGCATGCCGACAACCTCCACCTGACGTCTGGCTTTGAGGCAACTATCAACAAATTTGATAGCAATTTCTCAACGCACCTCCTGGACCTGTTGGACAAACTGAGTGTTTACAGCACTAACGACTGTGAGCACAGCATGCTCAACATCATCTACAG GTTGGACTTCAATGGATTCTACACGGAGCGTTTGGAGCACATGTCTGCAGAACGGAGCCAGAAAGCAGCTCCCCTACTTCCCCATGTGGTTTTACCTGCCCAATGA
- the TUBGCP2 gene encoding gamma-tubulin complex component 2 isoform X2 — translation MSEFRIHHDVNELLSLLRVHGGEGAEVYIDLLQKNRTPYVTTTVSTHSAKVKIAEFSRTPEDFLKKYDELKSKNTRHLDSLVYLLSKLTEDKEPLEVTRKMLRDKQNKKNSGQPIPVFPSWVYERPALIGDFLIGTSLSTDTTVPIGTLPLASQESMIVEDLLYVLIGVDGRYITAQPLIGRQNRAFLVDPNLDLSIKELVTRILPVAASYSAVTRFVEEKSSFEYGQVNHALAAAMRTLIKEYMILITQLEHLQRQGLLSLQKLWFYIQPTMRTLEILASLATSVDKGECMGGSTLSLLHDKTFNYTGDSQAQELCLYLTKAASVPYFEILEKWIYRGIINDPYSEFMVEEHELQKEKIQEDYNDKYWDQRYTVVQQQIPSFLQKMADKILSTGKYLNVVRECGRDVTCPVAKEVIYTLKERAYVEQIEKAYNYASKVLLDFLMEEKELVAHLRSIKHYFLMDQGDFFVHFMDLTEEELKKPVDDIIPTRLEALLELALRMSTANTDPFKDDLKIDLMPHDLITQLLRVLAIETKQEKAIISADPTELTLSGLEAFSFDYIVKWPLSLIINRKALTRYQMLFRHMFYCKHVERQLCNVWISNKTAKQFSLHSAKWFAGAFTLRQRMLNFVQNIQYYMMFEVMEPTWHILEKNLKLASNIDDVLSHHTSFLDNCLKDCMLTNPELLKIFSKLMSVCVMFTNCMQRFTQSMKLDNEMDRLTLEHGTMLGPPTEEERAEETAKKKLTSKLLAEHADNLHLTSGFEATINKFDSNFSTHLLDLLDKLSVYSTNDCEHSMLNIIYRLDFNGFYTERLEHMSAERSQKAAPLLPHVVLPAQ, via the exons ATGAGCGAGTTCCGCATACACCACGATGTCAATGAGTTGTTAAGCCTGCTACGTGTTCATGGAGGCGAAGGAGCCGAAGTATACATAGATCTTCTGCAGAAGAATCGAACACCTTATGTTACCACAACTGTCTCCACACACAGTGCTAAG GTAAAAATAGCAGAATTTTCTCGAACTCCTGaagattttttaaagaagtacGATGAGCTGAAGTCTAAAAATACAAGACATCTAGATTCCTTGGTATATCTACTGTCAAAGCTCACAGAAGACAAAGAG CCTCTTGAGGTTACACGAAAAATGCTCCGagataaacaaaacaagaagaattCTGGTCAGCCCATTCCAGTATTTCCATCGTGGGTGTATGAGAGACCTGCACTTATTGGTGATTTCCTAATTGGCACCAGTTTAAGCACTGACACAACGGTACCTATAG GTACTTTACCGTTAGCATCCCAAGAATCCATGATTGTGGAGGACTTGCTATACGTTTTGATTGGTGTGGATGGAAGATACATCACAGCACAGCCTCTCATAGGCAGGCAGAACCGAGCATTTTTAGTCGATCCGAACTTGGACTTGTCCATCAAAGAGCTGGTGACCAGGATTCTTCCTGTAGCAGCAAGTTACTCTGCTGTCACCAG gttTGTAGAGGAAAAGTCTTCCTTTGAGTATGGACAGGTAAATCACGCTTTGGCTGCGGCTATGCGGACCCTAATCAAAGAATACATGATACTTATTACCCAGCTGGAACATCTTCAGAGACAGGGTCTTCTGTCACTGCAGAAACTCTGGTTTTATATCCAACCCACAATGAGGACCCTGGAGATTCTTGCCTCACTTG ctaCTTCTGTGGATAAAGGTGAGTGTATGGGAGGATCAACTCTGAGCTTACTCCATGACAAGACTTTCAATTACACGGGAGACAGCCAGGCCCAGGAGCTGTGTCTGTACTTAACCAAGGCAGCCAGCGTGCCTTATTTTGAAATTTTGGAAAAGTGGATATATCGAGGCATCATTAATGATCCATACAG TGAGTTCATGGTGGAAGAACATGAGTTGCAGAAAGAGAAGATTCAGGAAGACTATAATGACAAGTATTGGGATCAAAGATATACTGTTGTTCAGCAACAGATTCCCTCATTCTTGCAGAAGATGGCGGACAAAATCCTAAGCACAG ggaaatatttaaatgttgTGCGAGAATGTGGACGTGATGTTACCTGCCCTGTGGCTAAAGAGGTCATCTATACTTTAAAAGAGAGAGCGTATGTGGAACAAATAGAAAAAGCATATAACTATGCTAGCAAAGTTCTTCTGGATTTCCTAATGGAGGAGAAAGAGCTGGTGGCTCACCTGAG ATCTATAAAGCACTATTTCCTGATGGATCAAGGGGACTTTTTTGTTCACTTCATGGATCTCACAGAAGAGGAACTTAAGAAGCCCGTAGACGACATTATACCTACTAGGCTAGAGGCTTTGCTTGAATTAGCCCTGCGAATGAGCACAGCCAACACAGATCCTTTCAAGGACGATTTAAAG ATTGACTTGATGCCCCATGACCTCATTACGCAGCTCTTGCGAGTTCTGGCCATTGAAACGAAACAGGAGAAGGCCATTATTAGTGCAGATCCCACAGAGCTCACTCTCAGTGGTCTGGAAGCATTTTCCTTTGACTACATTGTTAAGTGGCCTCTGTCCCTTATTATAAACAG gaaagcaCTAACAAGATACCAGATGCTTTTCAGACACATGTTCTATTGCAAACATGTGGAAAGACAGTTATGCAATGTTTGGATCAGCAATAAGACTGCCAAGCAATTCTCCCTGCATTCAGCTAAGTG GTTTGCTGGTGCTTTCACACTGCGGCAGCGGATGCTGAATTTTGTACAGAATATTCAGTATTACATGATGTTTGAAGTGATGGAGCCAACATGGCACATTCTTGAGAAGAACCTGAAATTG GCTTCTAATATTGATGATGTCTTGAGCCACCACACAAGCTTCCTGGATAACTGCCTGAAGGACTGCATGCTAACCAACCCAGAGCTGCTGAAGATCTTCTCCAAGCTGATGTCTGTCTGTGTCATGTTCACAAACTGTATGCAG AGGTTCACCCAGAGCATGAAGCTGGATAATGAAATGGACCGGCTCACCTTAGAGCATGGCACAATGCTGGGCCCACCGACAGAGGAGGAGCGTGCTGAAGAGACTGCAAAGAAGAAGCTGACTAGCAAG CTTTTAGCAGAGCATGCCGACAACCTCCACCTGACGTCTGGCTTTGAGGCAACTATCAACAAATTTGATAGCAATTTCTCAACGCACCTCCTGGACCTGTTGGACAAACTGAGTGTTTACAGCACTAACGACTGTGAGCACAGCATGCTCAACATCATCTACAG GTTGGACTTCAATGGATTCTACACGGAGCGTTTGGAGCACATGTCTGCAGAACGGAGCCAGAAAGCAGCTCCCCTACTTCCCCATGTGGTTTTACCTGCCCAATGA